AACGTCACCGATTACTGATATGCATTTTGAAGATACTATCATGGTTAATGTCCTAAACCCAGTGATCATTGACCAAGAGTATTGTCCTTGGAATCAATGCTCAAAACAGGTATATTTAATAAAAACCTACTCTAAATGTTATTATTATACACTATTGAAACATTCAACATAGTGAGGTTATtatacattatatttttccagGTTCCATCAAAAATAAAGATTAGCAAAGTGATCTTCAAGAACATCAGGGGCACAACAACTGCAGCAGCAGTTTAGCGTAATTGGTGGACACAAAGTTCTCCATTCTCCATTTTAAGTTTCTCTTACTTTGTAGATACACACAAGCCATCTTTGTAAAGTGATGATGGGGGGACAATTTGAAGTTACTGTCATGTGTATTATACATGAAAAACCTTTTTTCAAGTGCAAATATACTCCTTTAAACATGAGAAGCAGTGAAATGTTAAAGTTCGAGATTAacttttaaattgaaataaaattttcatccaAGTTGTAATTGTGATGCAGCTTTCTAGTACTTTAACAGACATACCGTAcaatattacattattattACATTTAATAGGTTTAGCTGCAGAAAGAAACTGCAAATCAACTTGCTCATCACAAAAATAAGGGTAATCTCATTACAATTACAAtggtaaataaaattgaaagatttATGATGCAAGCCaaaaaaacatgtttagaaACCGATGTTCCTGCCAAGCAACGACAAAAGGCAAGGCCTAAGACACAAACTCTTGACTTTTTAGTGAGGAAAAAACAACTATAACAGTTGGGCATCGGGAAGGCCCTTCAAAACTTGTTAGGAAATCTTTCCTTAATAATATAcccttcaaaatttaaatactcCTAAACTACCAAAAACATTGAAGCTCATTACACAAAAAGAAGAAACCAAATATCAATCTTAAGTATAATAAGACTTGCATTTTGCAGAGAATTCCAAAATGTTGGAACATGCAAACCCAACTTGTTCGCAGTTGAGTAGTTACAAGTCCAAACATTGTCTTCATGGGCTGGGATGAAAGGATCAGTATAACTCAATATTATATCAGGCCACGGATTGAGGTTGATTCCTGTTAAATTTCCCGTATCTTCGAGAGATGCCTTCGTCAGACAAGGTGTCCCATAACTGCAAAATAATTAGATGCATTAATTTCACATAAAGAACTATTAAGAATACCATAAGTCAAAGGTCATCTGATCTTTTAACTTACTTGTAACTTTCCCTTTGAGCCTCCTATGGCCAACAAGAATGGGTTGTCCTCTGAGAAGGAGATAGAAAAGACAGCCCCCTaacaaacaccaaaaaaaaaaaaaaaaaaacagagaagtCGTCAAAAACAGAGAAGTCGTCGGTGTCAATTCAACAATAGACATGATGATTCAGTGAATATTTTACAATAGACATATATAGTGGGGAAAGAAAGAAACTGACAGCTTTTGGCTCTTTAGATGCAACAGAAGATGGTTGGTTGTTAGACAAATCCCAAAGTTTTACCTGTTACAGATAATGGCAGTAAAATTAGATGAATTCCAATCTGCAGCATTCGTTATAcaggaaaacaacaaaattgacttCACTATTACCGTTTTATCCATGGATCCAGTCGCAAGAAGCTGCATGAAACCATGTCAACAGGGTAGGGTTAAACTAAAGTACATAATAAGTTGGTAAcatcacaaaagtgttgaaGATACATACATTAGGTGCTGCCGTATTATAGGATACGGAGGTAACAGATTTATCGTGTGCATGAAGTGTAAAAGTAGCATTCTGCACAGATGTGGCATTGGACATTGCAGTCCGAACATCAAAACATTGGATCGTACCATCTTCAAGACTCACCTAACAGGACAATTAAATCATTGTTAGTGAACGAGCACCTTTAGATCCAAGaagacaaaattgaaaattcatctgacagaataaaaattatttaataaataaaactaacaaGGGGATGTTAGTGTGGCTTTTATcagaaaaaaatttagtttaaaaATACTAGTATGTTTACTTTATCAGAAATATTAAGTAAAATTAGTACTCAGGCCTCAGAAATAACCATAACGCACCGCAAAAGAGTGCTCGGTGTGTGGATCCCATGCCAAGCTCTCTACATCAGCGCTGACCGACCACGTATAGCCAGAATGTGACGGCGTCCTTACATCCTTCTGCAAAGTTTATTAACACTAAAACCATTAGATAGctaaacttcaaacaaaaaataacacttttgaAGTTCAAACagattcattttaaaatggaaatGTCTCTTTTAGCTTATgaatattgaaaatgaaatgtaaGGTACAATATGTAATCAATACAAAAATGTAGAAAAGCCAAGTAACAAGGAAACATTGGATCATTACCAAGGCAACAGTATGATCAAACGAACCACTAAGAAGGATCTGTTGTGCACGATGATTCCAAGCAACTGCTTGAACCTGTGAGGATATGTAGATTGAAAGACATCATGGAAGGAATTGATTCAAACAATTTAAATAAGTCAAGGGTGGAAAATTATACAACATtgtattttacaaatttattaaaaaggccTGTCCCATCTTTTTACTTGTCAACAATATAGAACTTCGATGAAAAAGCTGCAAGAATGACTCGCAAATTTGTTCATCACATTGACAAATCCGTAATTAATGAAGCATTTAAATTTGAAGCTGATGACTTATTATATCAATAAATTGACTttgcaataaaattaaatgcattcTAACTTAATTATTACCTTATCAGAGTGATGATCCATTGTAATAGTACACTTTCCAGCAACAATATCCCAAATCTTCACTCGCTTGTCAGCACTGGCACTTGCAAGTGTATTACTGTAATTTTTAAGAGTACACGTCAAACTCAAAAGATGTCAAGGAAGAGAGTTtaaaaaaagcaaataaaaccaTTATGTCAGGAAAGCATAGAGGagatagaaattaaaaacagaATCCAAATTTAACAAACCTGTATTCCTTGTTCCAAGCAAGACCAAGTACTGAGTCGGTGTGACTGTCCTCTTTGTATTTTGCTGATTTCTAGCACCAAACAAATTACAGAATCAGCAAGAGGTTCATATGATAGCTTGAAATCAAGTTTTAATACAAAAATGGctaagatatatattttttaaaatataaaaggattaaataaaacaatgatgAAAGGAGATTTCCATTAGTTGTAGTAAATCTAGCTTGGAAGGCTTCTGTTGGGACATGCATGGTAtcagaaaatataatcaaataattatacaaGAAAAAGAGGGAAGTTCACAATATATAGAAGCATTGACCCTCACATGCATATGGCATCTATATTTTCAGTTCCACCAAATACTAATCAAAATCCAAAAGTTAGTtacaaaattcataaatcacCAAAAGTCAAAAGATGGTCAATGAGTGAAGACTTATCGAGTCAGAGCCCTGACAATAGAGCAAAATGTACTTGGACTTAAGTGAATGTTGAATACCATCCACAAACTAAAAGGTAGATATGAAAACTAAAGAATCCAGAATccaaattttggaaaaatgtaAAACTAAAAGCAACAATTTAAGTAGGCACGTGTAGTAATATACAAATGCACACATAGTATGCAGCTACTCGATATGGATAGCCACACAACCCACCAAACCTTTAGGCTTCGTTTTGGGGTTGCGAGAGGAAGGGAGGAGAGGGCTTTGGGAGGAGGGGAACAGAGAAATCTTTCGCCTTATTTGAGAGTAAAAAAGACATGcttgtaattaatttatttttaattgagaGTATTTTAAAAACATAGACAGGTTGAAGAATATATCTAAGACCTCGAAAATTCTCCTCCAATACAGTTTTTGAGTTACCCACATTACGGTGATTTTGTGTTATGCAGAAAAATAAACCCCGCATTCAAGTTGGAGGACTAAGACTTGGAAGTTGGAACCAAATAATGTGGGGGAACTCAATAAATGGGAAAGGGTTTCTTGATATAGATGCCCAACAGTTATAGACCAccaatatttaaattttcaaacagCCCAGACCACACAACAGAACAGCACATGTGATTTCTACAATTAAATCACGATTAAGTAAGCAGCAAATCCGGAGCAAAAGAGGTAACCAAATAATTTTATGGTGGTTGATATTAACAAGAATGTATAACAAACCTTTTTCccatttttccccttttttcttttctctttgcCACCCAACACCACACATGGCTCTACCTCATCAATCtgagaacaaacaaaaattacaatgcattctgcaaaaaaaatccTTATTGAATAGGGCAACAACATTTATACACTTAAAACACAAACACTTACAACATCAAGGTCCCAAATTTCAATGGATGGTCCCATTGAACCAACAGCCAAGAAGTTCCCTGTTACCATAATGTAACTATTTTAAGATAATAAGATGATGCAAAGCCATCAAGCAGTAATCGAGTTGAATTTTTAGCATAAATTGCAATTACTCAAAACTTCTAAGATTTCTTTTAGTAGTCTAAACACTAACAAGCTTTGACTAACCGCAAGTATTAATCTACTTATTTTCTAATGAATCGTAAGTTGCGACTTTTTTCTCTAGATGAAACATGAACTGTCGATGTTTTTGGCATCCTAAAATGAAGGTAAAAATTGCTATAACTTATTATTATGACAGTTTAAATTCTCTACATTTTACTTGCAAAGAAATGGAAGATAGAAAGACCAAACTGCATAAAACATTACAGACAACCCATCAACATGTATCAAGTAAAGAACTCGTAGGATTTGGACCTTTTTCTCCGCCTTTAAGGGGGCAATCAAGCCATGCTGTGCAAAGTGGAAATTCCGGAATAATGATATCATGGTGAATATACAAGTTCATATCGCGGGTATTGGCGTCCTCAAGTATCCATACCTGCCAGGGCAGATAAATGCATAATAAGTCTAATTTTCAAAGCAGagtacaacaacaataatataatctTCAATTCATGTTCACAAGGAACAATTAACTTACTTCAAGAAAATTGACATCGTCCTCAGTACGTgcacaaacaacaacagaatcaGTTGGATTAATAATCATGTCTTCCATATCTTCAGAATCATACTCCTCCTTAAAAACATGTATATTACATAATATCAGTAAATAGAATCGAAATAGCCTGAACAAAACCATGCAAGTGTTGGAACATATCTCACATTTTTATCGTTGATGTATGGATCCAATTCATTACTCTGATAAAAAAGATCACCGTTCCCCGAACTGAATAACTCAAATCCTGATATATCatgagaaaaaatatgtataaatataagcAGCATAAGCAAAAACTAAGATAAACaaaggccctgtttggataagcCGTTTATTTTGCAGCTTATggcataagtgcttatgtataagctatttctataatatataaaaaaaaaaataataataaggttTGTAGTGATGGCGGATTGAGTACTGATGCCCACCAGAAGGTGATGGTCCAGAGTGTTGGTAAGGAGAAGGCTAAGTTAACTGACTAGATTGAAATGTGCACAGAAACTTAGAGAAGCTAGTATAATCTgacttgttattttttaatacaatgtTCTGAGGTTTAGATACAGAGAACTAGTATTGTGTTATTACATCAGTAAAGTAACTACCTACTAATGCAACTGAAAAACAATAGTTACTAGATATAACAGAATTTTATAGAAATCATTTGTGCAACTGTAGAAAATTCTAGAATCATGTAAACACGATAGAATCCATTGTGTTACATTGAAATAGTTATAAGacatattttatatactttaaatAGCTGAAAGGTTAACTGTAGTATGATCCTACCAGTATAAATCCCTCAAATGTAAAAGAAATGGATGAGGTCATCCAAAAGAGAGATACAAATACATAAAAGTGTGAAATCAATATACATAAGCAAGTGCAGACATGTTAAATGTTGATGACTCATGCGATGACTTGTACATTTTTTTGTACGATTAAGGGTCAAGGTTCTGTTCTAGGATATGATAGAATATGAATGGACAACTTGGTCATTCCAGCTTCACTTGCAAGTCTAAGAGATGTACAATCCTCTTTACCAATTAGATTCCACATTTTTTGGTAAGTGTAGTATTTTCTGATCATGAGGTTTACTGGCTGCATAATCACAATCACATATTTGTAGTGTCACATGCCAGGCTTGGTATTACAATTTACAGCCATCAGAAAAAGGTTTTGCACCTAAACCAAGGTAGCTGAACTAATAAACTATGAAACAATAACTAAGACACTGACATGATACTATATTGACATGTCGACGTGGTAATAATTTCAGCAAATGAAATCGCCAAATGTAACTACATGTGTCTATGTCGTGTCAGTGAGCATCAGACAcaaagctgaaaacagcttataaacATGACATAAGCTGTAAACAGCATATGAACATGTTATAAACTAATATCGTAAGTTCTACCAAACAGCCTCACAAGTGATTACGCCACTGGATAAAGTCagataagtcaatccaaaccgGCACAAAGTGCATAGTTAGGTAAGTGAATGAGTTAAAGATAGATGGATGGAGAAAAGGACACCTTTGTCATCCTCTTCATCATAGTTATCCATGTTGAGATCCTTCAAGGCGTCGGAAATATCATCACTATTTCCATTGGATGGTTTACCAATTGCACCAGCTACGGTTAAAGCATGTGCGACTTCATCGTTCTGTTTGTTAGCATCTTCTTCATTCTCATCTTCGTCTCCTACACTGCAATAAGcaataataatttatacaagATGGTATAAAATTATGATATGTTTAACTGTTAAATACAGATAATTTATACAAGATGGTATAAaattatgatattgtttaagtGTTAAATACAGATTCGGAATACATGAAAAGGATGACAATGGTGTCTGTCTATCCATCTCTTCACTAAAGACTTTAAGTGAAGAGCTTTTGAGCAGAAAATGGACATTCTAACATACATAAAACTAAGAGGGAAGACCCATTTTGGTCCTTCATAATTTTCCCGTGGCCCAATTTAGTccccgacaaaaaaaaaatacacaaactagTCTCTACCATTTTCATATTGGGGACAAATTAGTCCCTCTGATGTAATGAGTCGGGGACTAATttgtctttcataaaaaattgtcaGAGACTAATTTGCCTCCGGATAAAAAATGTCAGAGACTGATTTGGTATTATTTCTTGTCCGGACTAAATTGGGCCCCGAAAAAACTATGGGAGATCATAATGGATTTTCGCTCACTAAAAactaaatttcaaaagaaaccATTACAATAAATAAGCCAGTCccctaaaaagagaaaaataccCACCCATTTTCATCTTATCAGTCTTAATCTTTTACGGAACCAATAATATTTCCCAAATTTTATTGAATACTCACAGCAGCGGCAAATTTTATTGACTGCTCACAGAAGCGCCAAGTGATTAATGGCCCGTtcggattggcttatttttgggcttatgcaaaacagcttattcaaataaataagcttttatgtattattcataagcttgtcaagatagtttatgaaaaaacaacttataaaatacaattttcgttagtgagaacttatgaattaacataaaagcttatttagttgcataagctgttttgcataagttaaaaaataaaagcttatttatttgcataagctcttCTGAAACATCGTTATCAAATGGCTAGGAAACATTGACACTGAAAACGGCATTGAAACGGTGATAATTTCTAACTCAATTTATAACAGAAAGTTCAAACTAGTTTCAATTATGAATGAAGAGGAACACTAATAGAGATGTACCTGGTGAGAGTGTTGGAGATGAtttcttcaatttcatctttAGAAGGAGGTTCAGCAAAAACGGGTTCTGCTTTTGAAACCCCTTTGGGAATCCACGATATTGCGGCAATCATAACTCTGCTATAAACGATATGGTCAGAGTGGTGGTGCCGGAACGGTGCGGCGGTATTATTTGCCGGAGGCGCGagagaagaataagaagattTAATTTTAGGGTTTATCAACTGTGAAGTAGAACTCtttatgcatttatttttttattttcgagttaaatatgttttttatccttataaaatttggacattttaaatttaatccttatttaatttcaatagtcttttttttttttttgaataatttcaatATAATTCTTTCagtatctaaaaaaaatttatgcatttaATATTAGTCCctctcttaaatttttgaacaattttttgcataCGTGTTAAGAACGTTACTAAAAGTTCTtccgcaaaatttgatttctacgtccagattttgttacttttatttttaactttagtcgttttaaaaaattcattttaaattcGTTTCACGttgaaaaattttaaattttagtaaatgaatcTTTCATATTGTTCTAAACTTATCTCATAAAAAACGTTCAAAAATTCAAGAATTtaagaataattaaacaaactttcttttagcaaggactaaaattataagtaatttttttgtaggactaaaaaaactattaaaattaagtaaggactaaacctAAAAGATCTCAATTTtacagggatcaaaaacatatttaaccctagagaaaaaattacaattaattgTATATGTGAGATCCACATGTAATAGGAGAGAGATGGTGCCTATAAAATCACTCATCCCTATATGCATTCAATTAGTTGATGTTACAATGGGATGTTTATTTAGCTTCGTGCTAAACAGGAGAAGAACCATCCATTGTAGATGGTCTTACATGTCAATAAAGTTCAATCTCAATCATAACGACGTCATTTTCCACATGGAAAAATAGttgaaaatcataatttttttttttttttcaaaaagtttaatatatcattttccaCCACTTTCTAACGTAACACTTCTATGCTAGTTTATTTAACAAATGACCAAGAGGCATTCTTAGGCATTTCTCAACTAAATAAAATGTTGAAGATAAGAGTTTTAAAAGTgcttaaaagtaaaaaaagttgGATTGAACATTACATGTTAAATTTTAAGGTATTAAACAACTTTTTGTCGTATACGGCATTTAATTTATACaaagttattttgatattttaaacaacTTATACTTTAAACCAAAAGTTAAGTTCTAATTtagtgaaagaaagaaaaaaaattgatctttGTTTCGGGTCTCTTATCCCCAAAATTGAAAAGCAAGTGGTTTAAATCAATAATTTACaggattaatagtgttttaccccctgtgatataggtcattttcggttttacaccttgtaaaatatttttgttttgatttactctTTTTGtttaagtttgaaatttttattacggtgatttgatataattttattgTATCTAGCTAACTCATGAACCAATTGAATCGAGTATCGACCTATTCTCAAGTTGGTTCAATTTATTATCGGTCTTAGGCATCTGACACAATGCATTGTCATAACACACTCAAACGTACTTAAAAACATTCGAACAAAACAAATTCAACACTCTGAATTATATTCAACATTCAAATGACATAAAATTTATGTGTAATTATTCAACATTCAAAATgtatttcatttaatattcaaCATATGTCGTCGAACAGATGCATATGacaatgtttgtttgttttttctttctaaattaagAGCATGATGTTATTAAAAAGAATAGAAGGTATCTCAACCAGACTCAAATCATCtatgctcatatatattattaaaaaaatggaaaaaaaattgggggacaattttatttttttgttgtatccGAAATTCGAAcctcaaaccttacatatattatgcattgtccaaccagctgagttaagctcacgaggatggGGAGACAATGTTTGTCATAAAGGTTTAAGTTCaatcttaattttaaattattgtaattttttaatatatttttgttattgatttgTTTAACTTTCATGTGTTTATTTTGTCAATCCTTGTTATATATTCCTTTTCATATATTCTGAAAACTTTTAGATTATCATCTATTATTAGATCAGTCTTACTTGAGtttaattaaagaaatttgAAGGAGTATTAATTTTAGGCAAAAATACACAATTCAATCATTAActtaattttccttcaaaaaaaaaaatcattaacttaattttatgtaacaattttgttatttatcttatttctttttctgaTTTAATCCTTTATGTTTAATCAGGTAGCACTTtagtcttttatctttttctttttacgaTTTAAtcctttatattataaaaaatcaacattattatCCCTTTTTATGggattttttcaatgaaatatgAGTTTATAGgtttgtatgatgaagatttaagtttgtttatgagtttgataaattttttataagtttttttttcgtgattttctta
Above is a genomic segment from Medicago truncatula cultivar Jemalong A17 chromosome 5, MtrunA17r5.0-ANR, whole genome shotgun sequence containing:
- the LOC11421055 gene encoding uncharacterized WD repeat-containing protein C17D11.16 translates to MIAAISWIPKGVSKAEPVFAEPPSKDEIEEIISNTLTSVGDEDENEEDANKQNDEVAHALTVAGAIGKPSNGNSDDISDALKDLNMDNYDEEDDKGFELFSSGNGDLFYQSNELDPYINDKNEEYDSEDMEDMIINPTDSVVVCARTEDDVNFLEVWILEDANTRDMNLYIHHDIIIPEFPLCTAWLDCPLKGGEKGNFLAVGSMGPSIEIWDLDVIDEVEPCVVLGGKEKRKKGKNGKKKSAKYKEDSHTDSVLGLAWNKEYSNTLASASADKRVKIWDIVAGKCTITMDHHSDKVQAVAWNHRAQQILLSGSFDHTVALKDVRTPSHSGYTWSVSADVESLAWDPHTEHSFAVSLEDGTIQCFDVRTAMSNATSVQNATFTLHAHDKSVTSVSYNTAAPNLLATGSMDKTVKLWDLSNNQPSSVASKEPKAGAVFSISFSEDNPFLLAIGGSKGKLQLWDTLSDEGISRRYGKFNRNQPQSVA